From Pongo pygmaeus isolate AG05252 chromosome 1, NHGRI_mPonPyg2-v2.0_pri, whole genome shotgun sequence, one genomic window encodes:
- the LOC129019393 gene encoding PRAME family member 22-like has protein sequence MSLQFPRRLLELAGQSLLRDQALAISVLDELPRELFPTLFMEAFTSRRCEVLKVMVQAWPFPCLPLGSLMKTPDLEILRYIVDGIDCLLAQKVRPRRWKLQVLELRDVDENFWTIWSGARPLSFSPEVMSKRQTVEDCPSTGEKQPLKVFMDVCLKKKSMDEDLIFFFGWVQHRRGSVHLCCTKVVNYSMSILNFRNILETVYPGSIQVLEIWNICWPCTIVEFSRYLSQMRNLRKLFISDGCRYLLSSDSQKQLVAEFSSVLLRLEYLQMLYIRRSCFFKGNLDQLMRCLKSPLETLALTYGSLEKDDLKCLPRSPSLSQLKQLNLSHGALRFIHLEPLRALLEKVAATLQTLFLVDCGIGDSKLRVILPALSRCSNLTTFCFHGNDISMDALKDLLRHTGRLSNLRLETYPAPRESLDDRGRVVWELLTPIQAELMRILREVRQPNRIFFGPISCSCCGTLPSEQLEFTCCLWGRPA, from the exons ATGAGCCTCCAGTTCCCACGCAGACTCCTGGAGCTGGCAGGGCAGAGCCTGCTGAGGGACCAAGCCTTGGCCATCTCTGTCCTGGATGAGCTGCCCAGGGAGCTCTTCCCCACACTGTTCATGGAGGCCTTCACTAGCAGACGCTGTGAGGTTCTGAAGGTGATGGTGCAGGCCTGGCccttcccctgcctccctctggGGTCCCTGATGAAGACACCTGATCTGGAGATCTTACGTTATATAGTGGATGGTATTGATTGCCTGCTTGCCCAAAAGGTTCGCCCCAG GAGGTGGAAACTTCAAGTGCTGGAATTGCGGGATGTTGATGAGAATTTTTGGACCATATGGTCTGGAGCCAGGCCCCTGTCCTTCTCCCCAGAGGTGATGAGTAAGAGGCAGACAGTGGAGGACTGTCCAAGTACAGGAGAGAAGCAGCCCTTGAAGGTGTTCATGGATGTTTGCCTCAAGAAAAAATCCATGGATGAAGATCTGATCTTCTTCTTTGGGTGGGTCCAGCACAGAAGAGGTTCAGTACACCTGTGCTGTACTAAGGTGGTGAATTATTCAATGAGCATTCTCAATTTCAGAAACATATTGGAAACAGTATACCCAGGCAGTATCCAAGTGTTGGAAATTTGGAACATATGCTGGCCGTGTACGATAGTAGAGTTTAGCCGTTACCTGAGCCAGATGAGGAATCTTCGCAAACTCTTCATCTCCGATGGCTGTCGTTACCTGCTAAGCTCTGACAGCCAAAAACAGTTAGTTGCTGAATTCAGCTCTGTGCTCCTCAGGCTGGAGTACCTCCAGATGCTTTATATAAGAAGGTCCTGCTTCTTCAAAGGCAACCTGGACCAGCTGATGAG GTGCCTCAAGAGCCCATTGGAGACATTGGCATTAACTTATGGCTCCTTAGAAAAAGACGACTTGAAGTGTCTGCCCCGGTCCCCAAGTCTCAGTCAACTGAAGCAGCTGAATCTGAGTCATGGTGCACTGCGCTTCATCCATCTTGAGCCCCTCCGAGCTCTGCTAGAGAAAGTTGCTGCCACTCTTCAGACCCTCTTCTTAGTGGACTGTGGGATTGGGGACTCCAAACTCAGGGTCATCCTGCCTGCCCTGAGCCGCTGCTCCAACCTCACCACTTTCTGCTTTCATGGCAATGACATCTCCATGGATGCTCTGAAGGACCTGCTGCGCCACACAGGCAGGCTGAGCAATTTGCGCCTGGAAACATATCCTGCCCCTCGGGAGAGTCTTGATGACCGGGGTCGTGTCGTTTGGGAGCTCCTCACCCCAATTCAGGCTGAACTGATGCGTATACTGAGGGAAGTAAGGCAGCCCAACAGGATCTTCTTTGGTCCCATCTCCTGTTCTTGCTGTGGCACATTGCCCAGTGAGCAACTGGAGTTCACTTGTTGCTTGTGGGGAAGGCCTGCCTAG